From the genome of Myxococcales bacterium:
GCGATCATCTTCTGCTACCTGGTCTTCATCAGCGCGCTCGTGGCGTTCTTCATGGTGTTCGTGCCGCGGCTGTCCAAGGACATCGCGCGCATCGGCAAGGAGGCGCCGGCGCTCTACACCAAGGCCAACGACGTCTGGATCCCGCAGCTGGCGCGCAGCCTGGAGCAGCGCTTCCCGTCGCTGGCGCCGAAGCCGGTCGTGCCCGAGGCGACGCCGCTGGTGCCCGAGGTGCCGCTGCCGCCCAACACCGCGTTCGTGATCACGCCGCTGCCTGACGGTACGTTCGCGGCGCAGGTGCCGCCGAGCGGCGTGCTGATCCGGCCCGAGCCCTCCGGCGGCTACCGCGTCGTGTCGGCCGAGCAGCCGGCCGAGGCGCAGACGCTCGACGACAAGCTGCGCGGCTTCCTGCAGAAGGGCATGGCGGGGCTGCAGTCGCAGATGGACGACGTGGTCCGGTTCGGGCAGGCGCTGATCGGCGGCGTCATCAAGGGCATCTTCACGTTCTTCCTCGTGCTGATGATCGGCGCGTTCATCTTGATCGACATGGAAAAGGTCCACGCGTTCCTGCGCAGCCTGTTCCCGCCCAACGTCCGCGACGACTACGACGTGATCATCGCCGGGATCGATCGCGGCCTGTCGGGCGTGATCCGCGGCCAGCTGCTGATCTGCTTGATCAACGGCATCTTCACGTACATCGGGCTGGTGATCTTCGACGTGAAGTACCAGCTGCTCCTGTCGTTCGTCGCCGCGACGATGAGCCTGATCCCGATCTTCGGCTCGATCCTGTCGACGATCCCGATCGTGCTGGCGGCGCTGGTGTCGGGCGACGAGGGCATCGACATCGCCCGCGGCGTCGTCATGGTGGCGTGGATCGTCGGCATCCACTTCATCGAGGCCAACTTCCTCAACCCGAAGATCATCGGCACCGCCGCGAAGATCCACCCGGTGCTGGTGATCTTCTCGTTGATCCTGGGCGAGAAGAGCTACGGGCTCATCGGCGCGCTGTTCGCGGTGCCGGTGCTGTCGATCATCTCGGTCGTGTTCATGTTCTTCTACCGGCGCACGTGGATGGAGGGCCGCCCGACGACCGGCGCGGTCCCGATCGTCCCAGCCGCGCCGCCGCCGCCGGCGGTGTGACCTCGCGCGCCTCCGGTTGAACCGCGGGGCGGCGCCGCCCATACTCCAGGCGTGCGCACCCTGGTCGTCGCTGCCTCGCTGGTCGTCGGAGTCTCGATCGCGGCCGCCCAGCCGCTCGATCCGTACGCGCCGGCGGACCCGGACCCGGCGACGACGCGCGACGTCGAGGTCGACACCGCGGTCGCGGCCGGGCTGGTGGCCCGGGCCCGGGCGCTCGCCGCCGACGGGGACGACGCCAGCGCCCGCGGGCTGGTCGTCGAGGCGCTCGCGCGGCAGCCAGGGCCACCGGTCGCGGCCGACGCCACGGGGCTCCTGGACGAGCTCGACGCCCGCCTGGCGGCGCGGCTGCCGCCGACGGTGGTGGCGCCGCCGGTCGCGCCGCCGTCCGACCTCGGGCCGGGCCCGCGCGATGATCTCGACCTCGACGAGCCGCCGCCGCGGCCGCGCGCCTCCGGCGCGTCGACGCTCGCGGTCTACGGCGCGGTCGGCGGCTCCGCGGTCGGCGCGGCCCTGGCCTTTCGCGACGACGGCTACGCGATGGTGGTCGGGCTCGGGCTCGGCGGCGCCGCGGGCAGCGTCTTGGGCTACGTCGCGGGGCGCCGACGTGGCGACGACCGGCTCGCCGCCCACCTGATCGGCAGCAGCATGGTCTGGGGCGCGGTGGCCGGGGCGATGTTCGCCGACGTGGTCAGCGGGCTCCAGGACACCACCGTGAACGACGTCGGGATCGGCGGCGCGATCGGCGCGATCGGCGGCGCGGTCATCGGCGCCGGCCTGCGCAGCCGCGCGCTGACGGCGGGCGACGCCGTCGTGATCAACGCCACGGCCGCGCTCGGGACGCTGGCCGCGCTCGAGCTGGCGGTCCTGATCGCGCCGCCCGAGACCGAGGCCTACACGCTCAACGGCACGCTCGGCGCCGTCGGGGGCTACGCGCTCGGCCACGTGCTCGCCCGCAAGATCGAGGTGTCGCCGACCCGGGCCACGAAGGTCGCGCTGCTCGGCGCGGCCGGCGCCGCGGTGCCGTGGATCCTGTGGGCCGCGGCCAGCGATCCGAACACCGACGACGACGAGCAGACCTTCGCGGCGCTGTCCCTGGTCGGGATGGCCGGGGGCGTGTACCTCGGCGTGCGCGCGACCCGCGACGCGCCGGCGCGAGCCACCGTCGACGACGCCCCGCTGGCGCTGGTGCGGCGCAGCTCGGCGGGCGGCTGGGCCCTCGGCGGTCCGGCGGTCGCGCCGGTGCGCGCCGGCAACGCGCGCGGCCTGGCCGTGGCCGTGGTCGCCGGCGCCTGGTAGCCCGCCGGCGCGCGGCCTGGCCGTGGCCGTGGTCGCCGGCGCCTGGTAGCCCGCCGGCAACGCGCGCGGCCTGGCCGTGGCCGTGGTCGCCGGTGCCTGGTAGCCCGCCGGCGCGCGCGGCCTGGCCGTGGCCGTGGTCGCCGGCGCCTGGTAGCCCGCCGGCGCGCGCGATCGTGTACAACGTCGGCGGTGGATCCTCACGTCGTCCCGATCCTCGTGTGTCCCCGCTGCCAGCGCCGCGGGTCCTTCACCGCCGGCCGCACGATGCGGTGCACCTGCGGGCTGACGCTCGACACCGCCGCCGGGTATCTCGATCTGCTGGCGCCGGCCGGGCAGGGTGAGCCGACGGTGACCAGCTCCGAGCAGCGCTTGATGGAGAGCCCGGTCGTGGCCCGCCTCTACGAGCGGGTCTGGCGCCCCACCTTCGTGCGGGTGCTGGCGGGGCGCGGCGCCGGCGCCGCGGTCGGCGGCTTCGCCGGCGAGCTGTTCATCCACAAGGGCGCGCTGGCGCTCGACGGCGCGGCCGGCCCGCTCCTCGATCTGTCGTGCGGCCCCGGCGTGTTCTCGCGGGCCCTGGCGGCCGCCGCGCCGGGCGCGCTGGTGGTCGGGCTCGACATCTCGCGCGCGATGCTCGAGGTCGCGGCCAGCCGGGTGCGCGGCTACGGCAACGTCGTCCTGGTCCGGGCCGACGCCCACAAGCTGCCGTTCGCCGACGCCAGCTTCGAGGGCGTCAACAACGCCGGCGCGCTCCATGCCTACGACGACGCCGAGCAGGCGCTGCGCGAGGTCCTGCGGGTGCTCAAGCCCGGCGGCGTGCTGGTCGGCTCGACCTTCGCGCAGGCGCCGACGCTGCTCGGGCGCGTGACCGCGCGCCTCGCCGGCATCCGCCGCTACGATCCCGGCGAGCTGCGGGCCCAGCTCGCCCGCCTCGGCTTCGCCGAGTACGAGGAGCTCCGCCTCGGCGGCGCCTTCGTCTTCCGCGCCCGCCGCCCCTGACCCACCCTGGCCACGCGCCGCCGCGGCGCTCACCCGAGCGCGCACGCCGTGTTCACGCGCGAGGTCGCAGCGCCATGCTGCCCACCGCGCACCCGCGGTGTTCACGCATCGCCCGCACTCGCACGTCACGCATCGCCCGCCCGCGCGCGTCAGGTCACGCGTCGCCCGCACTCGCACGTCACGCATCGCCCGCCCGCGCACGTCAGGTCACCCGTCTCCCGCACGCGCGCCCGCGCACGTCAGGTCACCCGTCGCCCGCCCGCGCACATCAGGTCACGCGTCGCCCGCACGCGCGCACGCGCACGTCGAGCCACGCACGGCGCACGCAACCCGAAACTCGGGCGCTACGCCATGCGCACGTATCATCCGGACGCACGGGGTCGCACGTCTCGGGTGGGGGGCCCCAGCGCATGCTGGGGGGAGGGCCTGGCGACAGGCCCTCCTAAGGTTACCGCGTCGCGAGGCGCGACACGTAGCGCGAAGCGGTGTTCCGCTTCAGCACGCCGCGCGTCACCGCCTTATCGATGACCGAGATCGCGGTCTTGCGCAGGTCGACAGCGTCGTCGGTCTTACCGTCGATCGCTGCACGCGCCTTCTTGACCGCGGTGCGCAGCGCGGACATGGCCGCACGATTGCGCGTGCGGCGCTTGATGGACTGACGATTCGCCTTTTCGGCCGAAGGATTGTTGGCCACGTGAAGCTCTCCTCTAACGAGCGCCGGTTGGTAGCGCGCCACTGGTGACCCTGTCAAGGGCACAGTCCGTCGACCTCCCTTGACCCGTGTCCAGCCGTCCCTGCGCGCCGCGCGCCGCGCGAAGTTGTGGACAACCTGCGCGCGAGTGCCCCTCCGAGGGCCGGGAGCGCCAGTGTTCATGCGACTTCCGCCGCGCGTGCTCAAAAAACTTGCACTCCTGCGACGGGCTCGTCACGCGCGCCGGCCGATGCCCGCCGCCTTGGCCGCGTTCCACAGCGCGTCCATCTCGTCGAGGTTCGAGTCGGTCGGCCGGCGACCGCCCTCGGCGAGCCGGTCCTCGATGAACTCGAACCGGTCGGTGAAGCGGCGCGAGGCGTCGTGGAGCGCGGTCTCGGGGTCGACCCCGAGCTTGCGGGCCAGGTTGACCACGGCGAACAGGAGGTCGCCGATCTCGTGGTGCGCGGCCGGGCCCGCGGTCGGGGCGACCTCGGCCACCTCGTCGACCTCCTCGCGCACCTTGGCCAGCGAGCCCTGCCAGCCGCCCCAGTCGAAGCCGACCCGGCCGGCCTTGTCGCCGAGCTTCTGGGCCCGGGCCAGGGCCGGCAGGATGCCGAGCACCCCGCCCAGCGTGCGGGCGGCCGTCGTGGCCTTGGCGGCCTTCTCCTGGGCCTTGATGCGCTCCCACTGGGACAGCACCTCGGCCGAGGTCTGGGCGTCGGACGCGCCCGGGGCGCCGAACACGTGGGGGTGGCGGCGCACCAGCTTGTCGCAGATCCCGGCGACGACGTCGTCGATCGCGAACGCGCCCTCGGCCCGCCGCAGCGCGGCCTGGAAGACGATCTGCATCAGCACGTCGCCCAGCTCCTCGCGGTGATCGGCGACGTGGTCGCGCTCGAGCGCGTCGAGCACCTCGTAGGTCTCCTCGACCAGGAACGGGCGCAGGGACGCCAGCGTCTGCTCGCGGTCCCACGGGCAGCCGTCGGGCGCGAGCAGGCGGTCCATGATCTCGACCAGGCGCGACAGGGACGATCCGGGAGCGGTCATGGCGCGGACCGTACCCGCCCGACGGAGCGCGTGCCAGCGGCGGCGGTTCCTGCTACAACCCCGTCCCCGGGTCGAGCCGGTCGACTTCGCTCGCGCCGGCAGAAACACCCGATCGTGCCCAAGTCCCCCCTCCGTCGCGACAAGCTCGCGTTCGACGACCCCGAGGCCCTGCAGGCCTTGTGCGGCACCAACAACACCCGGTTGAAGCTCATCGAGCGCACCGCCGGCGCGCAGCTGCACCTGCGCGGCAACGAGATCACGATCGAGGCCGACGAGGCCGCCACGGCCGTCGTCCGGTCGGCGCTCGAGCAGCTCTACGGCTTCGCCCGCAAGGGCAAGCACCTCGGGTCCGACGACGTCGTGCGCGCGGTCAAGGTGCTCTCGGCCGACCGCGGCGCCGAGCTGGCGCCGATCTTCACCGACACCGTGCTCGTGCCCCGGGCCGGGCGGCCGATCTCGCCCAAGGGGCCGTCGCAGAAGCAGTACGTCGATCAGGTCCGCGCCAACGACATCGTCTTCGGCGTCGGCCCGGCCGGCACCGGCAAGACCTACCTGGCGGTGGCGCTGGCGGTGCGGGCGCTGCTCGACAAGCAGGTGCGGCGGATCGTCCTGACCCGGCCGGCGGTCGAGGCCGGCGAGAAGCTCGGCTTCCTGCCGGGCACGCTCGAGGAGAAGGTCAGCCCGTACGTGCGCCCGCTCTACGACGCGCTCGGCGACATGCTCGACGCCGACAAGGTCGCCAAGTTCATGGCCGACGACGTCATCGAGGTGGCGCCGCTCGCGTTCATGCGCGGGCGCACGCTCAACGACGCGTTCGTCATCCTCGACGAGGCCCAGAACACCTCCGTCGAGCAGATGAAGATGTTCCTGACCCGGCTCGGCTTCGGGGCCAAGGCGGTGGTCACCGGCGATCCGTCGCAGACCGACCTGCCGCGCGGCCAGCCGCTCGGGGCTGCGCGACGCGCTCGGGCTGCTCGACGGCATCCACGGCATCGGCGTCACGCGCTTCACCGACGCCGACGTGGTCCGGCACCCGCTCGTGGCCGAGATCATCCGCGCCTACGACGCCCGCGACCGCGTCCGCAGCGAGCGCATCCACGGCGACGAGCGCTTCGTCCGCGACCGCCACGGCGACGACGGTGGCGGCGCCGGCGCGGGCGAAGCTGGGCCGCCGCGCCCGCGCGACGGTCAAGCCGCGGTAGAGTAGGGCGTGCTGATCGGGACCCAGGACGAGGTCGCTGCCGCGGTCGCCAGCGATCCGCGCCTGCGCGCGTGGGTGGTGCGGCGCAGCGGCCCGGGCTGGCTCGAGCTCGAGACCCGGCTGACGCTGGCCCGGGCCAAGGCGCCGCTGCTGCTGGTGCTGGCGTGGCCGGCGGTGTGGCGCGATCCGGTCGCCGCGCGCCCGCACCTGGTGCGCGCGCGCAGCGGCAACTACGCGCTCATGCTGGTCGGCACCGACGACGACTTCACCGACGGC
Proteins encoded in this window:
- a CDS encoding AI-2E family transporter, whose amino-acid sequence is AIIFCYLVFISALVAFFMVFVPRLSKDIARIGKEAPALYTKANDVWIPQLARSLEQRFPSLAPKPVVPEATPLVPEVPLPPNTAFVITPLPDGTFAAQVPPSGVLIRPEPSGGYRVVSAEQPAEAQTLDDKLRGFLQKGMAGLQSQMDDVVRFGQALIGGVIKGIFTFFLVLMIGAFILIDMEKVHAFLRSLFPPNVRDDYDVIIAGIDRGLSGVIRGQLLICLINGIFTYIGLVIFDVKYQLLLSFVAATMSLIPIFGSILSTIPIVLAALVSGDEGIDIARGVVMVAWIVGIHFIEANFLNPKIIGTAAKIHPVLVIFSLILGEKSYGLIGALFAVPVLSIISVVFMFFYRRTWMEGRPTTGAVPIVPAAPPPPAV
- the mazG gene encoding nucleoside triphosphate pyrophosphohydrolase; translated protein: MTAPGSSLSRLVEIMDRLLAPDGCPWDREQTLASLRPFLVEETYEVLDALERDHVADHREELGDVLMQIVFQAALRRAEGAFAIDDVVAGICDKLVRRHPHVFGAPGASDAQTSAEVLSQWERIKAQEKAAKATTAARTLGGVLGILPALARAQKLGDKAGRVGFDWGGWQGSLAKVREEVDEVAEVAPTAGPAAHHEIGDLLFAVVNLARKLGVDPETALHDASRRFTDRFEFIEDRLAEGGRRPTDSNLDEMDALWNAAKAAGIGRRA
- the rpsT gene encoding 30S ribosomal protein S20, whose amino-acid sequence is MANNPSAEKANRQSIKRRTRNRAAMSALRTAVKKARAAIDGKTDDAVDLRKTAISVIDKAVTRGVLKRNTASRYVSRLATR
- a CDS encoding methyltransferase domain-containing protein, giving the protein MDPHVVPILVCPRCQRRGSFTAGRTMRCTCGLTLDTAAGYLDLLAPAGQGEPTVTSSEQRLMESPVVARLYERVWRPTFVRVLAGRGAGAAVGGFAGELFIHKGALALDGAAGPLLDLSCGPGVFSRALAAAAPGALVVGLDISRAMLEVAASRVRGYGNVVLVRADAHKLPFADASFEGVNNAGALHAYDDAEQALREVLRVLKPGGVLVGSTFAQAPTLLGRVTARLAGIRRYDPGELRAQLARLGFAEYEELRLGGAFVFRARRP